Proteins from a single region of Desulfobacter postgatei 2ac9:
- the dnaE gene encoding DNA polymerase III subunit alpha, with translation MTNNQDIPFYHLHLHSEYSLLDGAIRLNDLMKRCSDYGMDAVSITDHGTMFGVAEFYEKAQKAGIKPIIGCEVYVAPRTLNDRTQLDRKGLSHLILLAKDREGYTNLCKLVSVAQLKGFYFKPRIDKTLLAEHAKGLVGLSACLKGDIPQAILAGNQAKADELARFYLDTLGEGNFFLEVQENGMDIQRRLNNGLLDMSKRLSIPMVATNDCHYLSRGDAKAHEILLCIQTGDTFDNVDRFKFDSDQLYFKSRQEMADSLGHFPDAIANTKLIADMCEVDFGKKTYHFPRYDLGDGLSEDELFKKLAMEGFEERLAKIKKKRPDIDERVYRDRIKYEIDIILKMGFPGYFLIVADFISHARKIGVPVGPGRGSAAGSMVAYAMGITALDPIEHGLIFERFLNPARISMPDIDVDFCIEGREQVYDYTVQRYGGPEYVCQIITFGKLKAKAVIRDVGRALGVPLSEVDEVAKMIPDTAKNLKKALDEVPAIRDKCRETEAKTQMLEVAMLLEGLPRHASTHAAGVVVSDKPLCEYLPLFKGKDGETITQFDMNFTEKQGLVKFDFLGLRNLTVIKNCIALIEKQGKTPPDLLHLDYSDQKTFELLQNADTTGVFQLESSGMKELISRLKPASFSDIVALVALYRPGPLDSGMADNYVERKHGREPVVYLFPELEPILEETYGVILYQEQVMKIAGVLANYSMAQADGLRKAMGKKIAAMMEEHRTLFVKGAQENGHDPQKTEDLFNLMEKFGGYGFNKSHSAAYALIAFQTAFLKAHFPVEFIAALMTSERSNSDAVLKYMDECKAHNIKVLPPDVNQSDAFFNVDNDCIRFGLAAIKGVGEAAIESIVENREKEGEYTSLYNFCERVNLSKANKKVLEALIKCGALDATGHKRAQMMAVLEDALDHGSRIQKEKADAQLDLFADSGVGICLPSNIPRMPDMDEWEGKVLLKLEKEALGFYITGHPMDDYADIIRKFANVNTVTLQDIEDEKMIRIGGNLKVQKIHKTKKGDLMAFCNLEDQYSTVELVVFPTLYARTHTFLSQEQVVIVEAEVQKKENTVKLLGEAIVPATQAETLWAAGIVIQVDAQQHKPDVFDQLKPVIERYPGNCVSLFNIHINAGHPDVMVKLSDEYKSDACPGFFQEIETILGPGTIETRCAPVKEKVKKKKRWSPKQVT, from the coding sequence ATGACCAACAATCAGGATATACCGTTTTATCATCTGCACCTTCACTCCGAGTACTCCTTGCTTGACGGGGCCATTCGGCTAAACGACCTGATGAAAAGATGTTCGGACTATGGCATGGATGCCGTGTCCATTACAGACCATGGAACCATGTTCGGTGTGGCCGAGTTTTATGAAAAAGCCCAAAAAGCAGGTATCAAACCCATAATAGGCTGCGAAGTCTATGTGGCGCCCAGAACTTTAAATGACCGGACCCAGCTGGATAGAAAAGGGTTAAGCCATTTGATTCTTTTGGCTAAGGATCGGGAGGGATACACCAATCTTTGCAAGCTGGTTTCCGTGGCCCAGCTCAAGGGTTTTTATTTTAAGCCCAGGATCGACAAGACGCTTTTGGCCGAACATGCCAAGGGGCTTGTGGGGCTTTCCGCCTGCCTGAAAGGGGATATTCCCCAGGCTATTCTGGCAGGGAATCAGGCCAAAGCAGATGAACTGGCACGGTTTTATCTTGATACGTTGGGTGAGGGAAACTTTTTTCTTGAAGTTCAGGAAAACGGGATGGATATCCAGCGCCGTCTGAATAACGGTCTGCTTGATATGAGCAAACGTCTTTCCATTCCCATGGTGGCCACCAATGACTGCCATTACCTTTCCAGGGGCGATGCCAAAGCCCATGAAATCCTTTTGTGCATTCAGACCGGCGATACCTTTGACAATGTCGACCGGTTTAAATTTGATTCGGACCAGCTTTACTTCAAATCCAGGCAGGAGATGGCCGATTCCCTTGGGCATTTTCCCGATGCCATTGCCAATACAAAGCTGATCGCGGATATGTGCGAGGTGGATTTCGGCAAGAAAACCTATCATTTTCCCCGGTATGACCTTGGCGACGGACTATCCGAAGATGAACTGTTTAAAAAGCTTGCCATGGAAGGCTTTGAAGAACGCCTTGCCAAAATCAAGAAAAAACGTCCCGACATCGATGAACGGGTTTACAGGGATCGGATTAAATACGAGATTGATATTATCCTTAAAATGGGGTTCCCCGGTTATTTTCTCATTGTGGCCGACTTTATCAGCCATGCACGAAAAATCGGGGTGCCGGTGGGGCCGGGCAGGGGCTCTGCGGCTGGATCCATGGTGGCTTATGCCATGGGGATTACAGCACTTGATCCCATTGAGCACGGGTTGATTTTTGAACGGTTTTTAAACCCGGCGCGTATCTCCATGCCTGATATTGACGTGGATTTCTGCATTGAGGGCAGAGAGCAGGTCTATGATTATACGGTTCAGCGTTACGGCGGGCCGGAATATGTGTGCCAGATCATCACCTTTGGAAAATTGAAAGCCAAGGCCGTCATTCGGGATGTGGGAAGGGCGCTGGGTGTCCCTCTTTCCGAAGTGGACGAAGTCGCCAAGATGATACCCGACACCGCCAAAAATCTAAAAAAGGCATTGGATGAGGTCCCGGCCATTCGGGATAAATGCCGGGAAACAGAGGCCAAAACCCAGATGCTCGAGGTTGCCATGCTGCTCGAAGGGTTGCCGCGGCATGCATCCACCCATGCCGCAGGTGTTGTGGTTTCTGACAAACCCCTGTGCGAATATTTGCCGTTATTCAAGGGTAAAGACGGTGAAACCATTACCCAGTTTGACATGAACTTCACTGAAAAACAGGGTCTTGTAAAGTTTGATTTCCTTGGGCTTCGCAATCTGACTGTTATTAAAAACTGTATTGCTTTGATCGAAAAACAGGGAAAAACGCCGCCGGATCTGCTGCACCTTGATTATTCAGATCAAAAAACTTTTGAGCTTTTGCAAAATGCCGATACCACCGGGGTATTCCAGCTTGAAAGTTCCGGCATGAAGGAGCTGATCTCCCGCCTGAAACCGGCCAGTTTTTCAGACATTGTTGCCCTTGTTGCCCTTTACCGGCCGGGTCCTTTGGATTCGGGGATGGCGGACAACTATGTTGAACGAAAGCATGGCCGGGAACCTGTGGTATACCTGTTTCCCGAATTAGAGCCTATACTTGAAGAAACTTACGGGGTGATCCTGTACCAGGAGCAGGTCATGAAAATTGCCGGCGTCCTTGCCAATTACAGCATGGCTCAGGCAGACGGGCTTCGAAAAGCCATGGGAAAAAAGATTGCCGCCATGATGGAGGAGCACCGGACCCTTTTTGTTAAGGGTGCCCAGGAAAACGGCCATGATCCCCAAAAGACTGAAGATCTTTTTAACCTGATGGAGAAATTCGGAGGCTACGGCTTTAACAAGTCCCATTCAGCAGCCTATGCCCTGATTGCATTTCAGACCGCTTTTCTTAAAGCCCATTTCCCCGTTGAGTTCATCGCCGCCCTGATGACGTCTGAACGCAGCAACTCAGATGCGGTACTCAAGTACATGGATGAATGCAAAGCCCATAACATCAAGGTCCTGCCCCCGGATGTCAACCAGAGTGACGCCTTTTTCAATGTGGATAATGATTGTATCCGCTTTGGTCTGGCTGCTATTAAAGGCGTGGGAGAAGCGGCCATTGAATCTATTGTGGAAAATCGTGAAAAGGAAGGCGAATATACTAGCCTTTATAATTTCTGCGAACGGGTAAACCTGAGCAAGGCCAATAAAAAAGTGCTTGAGGCTCTGATTAAATGCGGCGCCCTGGACGCCACCGGCCACAAACGCGCCCAGATGATGGCGGTGCTTGAGGATGCATTGGACCATGGTTCCAGAATCCAGAAGGAGAAGGCAGATGCCCAGCTGGATCTGTTTGCCGATTCAGGTGTGGGCATTTGCCTCCCCTCCAATATCCCAAGAATGCCTGACATGGACGAGTGGGAGGGCAAAGTATTGCTGAAGTTGGAAAAAGAAGCATTGGGGTTTTACATCACCGGCCATCCTATGGATGATTATGCGGATATCATACGTAAATTTGCCAATGTTAACACGGTTACGCTTCAAGATATTGAAGATGAAAAGATGATCCGCATCGGCGGGAATCTCAAGGTCCAGAAGATTCACAAGACCAAGAAAGGGGACCTGATGGCCTTTTGCAACCTTGAGGACCAGTATTCAACCGTGGAGCTTGTGGTGTTTCCAACTCTTTATGCCAGGACCCATACGTTTTTGTCCCAGGAGCAGGTTGTCATTGTTGAAGCAGAGGTCCAAAAGAAAGAGAATACGGTCAAGCTGCTGGGTGAAGCAATTGTTCCGGCAACCCAGGCTGAAACCCTTTGGGCTGCCGGTATTGTGATTCAGGTGGATGCGCAGCAGCATAAACCTGATGTGTTTGATCAGCTCAAACCCGTGATTGAGCGGTATCCCGGCAATTGTGTTTCCTTATTCAACATTCACATCAATGCAGGACACCCGGATGTGATGGTTAAATTGTCGGATGAATATAAGTCCGATGCCTGTCCCGGTTTTTTTCAGGAGATTGAAACCATCCTTGGCCCCGGCACGATTGAAACCAGATGCGCGCCTGTAAAAGAGAAGGTGAAAAAGAAAAAGCGCTGGTCCCCAAAACAGGTCACCTGA
- a CDS encoding BON domain-containing protein, translating into MYYQSDTEESARSPVGFVSDTVLMARVKSKFMSDDMVDDHGIHIKVRHGVVYLDGWVSDTYQRRMAEDLVRSIDGVGRVVSRLQISNPGTVFINPDIR; encoded by the coding sequence GTGTACTACCAATCTGATACCGAAGAAAGCGCTCGCTCACCCGTAGGATTTGTCAGTGATACGGTGCTTATGGCCCGGGTAAAATCCAAATTTATGTCCGATGACATGGTGGATGATCATGGAATTCACATAAAGGTCCGCCATGGGGTGGTCTATCTTGATGGATGGGTATCCGATACATACCAGCGCCGCATGGCCGAGGACCTGGTCAGAAGTATTGACGGGGTGGGCCGGGTGGTAAGTCGTCTTCAGATCTCCAATCCCGGCACCGTTTTTATCAATCCGGACATCAGGTGA
- a CDS encoding TerB family tellurite resistance protein yields MSWLGKIVGGTIGLALGGPLGAVAGAAFGHAFVDKREDEYLRSIPGSNGSGLSSNEEAQLLFFTAAFSMLGKISKADGRISEEEIKAVERFMINDLQLDQPSRETAKNIFRNAVTSSQTFEGFAEQFYSVFKYQSNIIELMMDVLLRVSSADGNISDVEEQMLLLASRIFNFSQLDYNRLKSRYVKKSDPYYAVLQCDENASNEEIKKKYRTLVQEYHPDKIQAKGLPEEFVKFATDKFTEIQAAYEHIRKIRGF; encoded by the coding sequence ATGAGTTGGCTTGGAAAAATAGTTGGCGGCACCATCGGACTGGCTTTAGGCGGTCCTTTGGGTGCTGTGGCAGGGGCTGCCTTTGGCCACGCGTTTGTGGACAAAAGAGAAGATGAGTATTTACGTTCTATTCCGGGTAGTAATGGATCGGGCCTGTCTTCCAATGAAGAAGCCCAGCTACTCTTCTTTACTGCGGCTTTTTCCATGCTGGGTAAAATCAGCAAAGCAGACGGCCGGATCAGTGAAGAGGAGATAAAAGCAGTTGAACGATTTATGATCAATGATCTTCAACTTGATCAACCAAGCCGTGAGACGGCAAAAAATATTTTCAGAAATGCCGTGACATCTTCCCAGACCTTTGAGGGATTTGCCGAGCAATTTTATTCGGTGTTTAAATACCAGTCTAATATCATTGAGTTGATGATGGATGTGCTGCTCAGGGTCTCTTCGGCTGACGGAAATATTTCTGATGTCGAGGAGCAGATGCTGTTGTTAGCTTCACGGATTTTCAACTTTTCGCAGCTGGATTATAACCGGCTTAAATCCAGGTATGTGAAAAAATCAGATCCCTATTATGCTGTTCTTCAATGCGATGAAAATGCAAGCAATGAGGAGATCAAAAAGAAATACCGGACCCTGGTCCAGGAGTATCACCCGGATAAAATTCAGGCCAAGGGACTGCCCGAAGAATTTGTCAAGTTTGCCACGGATAAATTCACTGAAATCCAGGCCGCTTACGAGCACATCAGAAAAATCCGGGGATTTTGA
- a CDS encoding valine--tRNA ligase encodes MCSDSLDKGYSPKEIEEKWYSFWLENGFFRAEDKSDRIPFSIVIPPPNVTGVLHMGHALNNVIQDIMCRYRRLLGQNVLWMPGTDHAGIATQNVVERKLAAEGKNRDQVGREAFIEEVWKWREKSGGAIINQLKRLGASCDWDRERFTMDEGLSEAVRKVFVRLYKEGLIYEDQYIINWCPRCKTALADLEVEYAEKDGYLYYIRYPFRGSQKKGLTVATTRPETLFGDMAVAVNPEDERFKNLEETEVQLPLTDRLIPIIRDEYVDTQFGTGALKVTPAHDPNDFHLGEKHGLKKLKVIDDAGAMLEGAGRFAGLDRFECRKKAVKALEELGLLEKKEPLKHSVGNCYRCHTDVEPSISKQWFVKVGPLAAKAAQAVRDGRTRIIPDNWSKTYFEWMDNIRDWCISRQIWWGHRIPVWKCPDCKAVIVEETDPDSCPKCGSQNIVQETDVLDTWFSSALWPFSTMGWPEKTNLLQTFYPTNVLVTGFDILFFWVARMMMMGIHFMDDEVPFKDVYIHALVRDEHGKKMSKSKGNVIDPLKVIDEYGADAFRFTLAAFAAQGRDVKMSESRVEGYRNFVNKLWNAARFTLMHITEKNALTDNLALSLTDRWILSRCTETSLAVKQGIDEYRFNEAASAVYQFVWHEFCDWYLEAAKPALYEKLGADRRDAARGVLAKVLEDIVIMLHPFMPFVTEEIYNILPGTKGSVMKATFPYNEDEFKKFKDPDCEKEMEFMFSLISGIRNVRSEMNIQPSTRVKVLATTAESSEKLLIAENKSVIINLATLENLSFCDAENPPESSATTVSGATTCYVCLDGVIDFDKEISRLEKELEKNTKELNNIQKRLNNDSFLEKAPEDVIEKVKAQHEELKEKQDKITVNLDRVKSLKQD; translated from the coding sequence ATGTGTTCGGATTCCCTGGACAAAGGATATTCACCGAAAGAGATTGAAGAGAAATGGTATTCATTTTGGCTTGAAAACGGTTTTTTTAGAGCTGAAGACAAAAGTGACAGAATCCCCTTTTCAATTGTTATTCCACCGCCCAACGTCACTGGCGTGCTTCACATGGGGCATGCCCTAAATAACGTGATCCAGGATATCATGTGCAGATACAGAAGGCTTTTGGGGCAGAATGTGCTTTGGATGCCGGGAACTGATCACGCCGGAATTGCCACCCAGAATGTGGTGGAGCGTAAACTGGCGGCCGAAGGCAAAAACCGTGATCAAGTCGGTCGGGAAGCCTTTATTGAGGAAGTCTGGAAATGGCGGGAAAAATCAGGTGGTGCCATCATCAACCAGCTCAAGCGTCTTGGTGCATCCTGTGACTGGGACCGGGAACGCTTCACCATGGACGAAGGACTTTCCGAGGCTGTACGTAAAGTGTTTGTCCGTCTGTACAAGGAGGGCCTGATTTATGAAGACCAGTATATTATTAACTGGTGTCCCAGATGCAAGACCGCTCTCGCAGACCTTGAGGTTGAATACGCAGAAAAGGACGGTTACCTCTATTATATCCGCTATCCGTTCAGAGGCAGCCAGAAAAAAGGGCTGACCGTTGCGACGACCCGGCCTGAAACCCTTTTTGGGGATATGGCTGTGGCAGTCAACCCTGAAGATGAACGCTTCAAGAACCTTGAAGAAACAGAAGTTCAGCTGCCCCTGACAGATCGCCTAATTCCCATTATCCGGGATGAATATGTGGATACCCAGTTTGGTACCGGCGCCCTGAAAGTCACCCCTGCTCATGATCCCAATGATTTTCATCTGGGTGAAAAACACGGCCTGAAAAAATTAAAAGTGATTGATGATGCCGGTGCAATGCTCGAAGGGGCAGGACGGTTTGCGGGTCTTGACCGGTTTGAATGCCGCAAAAAAGCTGTTAAAGCGCTTGAGGAGTTGGGTCTTCTTGAGAAAAAAGAACCATTGAAACACAGCGTGGGCAATTGCTACCGCTGCCACACCGATGTGGAGCCTTCCATTTCCAAACAATGGTTTGTCAAGGTAGGGCCCCTGGCTGCAAAGGCAGCCCAGGCCGTACGTGACGGCAGAACCAGGATTATTCCTGACAACTGGTCCAAAACCTATTTTGAGTGGATGGATAATATCAGGGACTGGTGCATATCCCGTCAGATCTGGTGGGGTCACCGGATCCCCGTATGGAAATGCCCGGATTGCAAGGCCGTTATTGTTGAAGAGACAGATCCTGATTCCTGCCCCAAATGCGGTTCCCAAAATATTGTTCAGGAAACTGATGTCCTTGACACCTGGTTTTCTTCAGCCCTCTGGCCATTTTCCACGATGGGCTGGCCTGAAAAAACCAACCTTTTGCAAACCTTTTATCCGACCAATGTTCTGGTTACAGGATTTGACATTCTGTTTTTCTGGGTTGCCAGGATGATGATGATGGGCATTCATTTCATGGACGATGAAGTCCCGTTCAAGGATGTTTATATCCACGCCCTGGTCAGAGATGAACACGGCAAGAAAATGTCCAAGTCCAAGGGGAATGTTATTGATCCGCTCAAGGTGATTGATGAATACGGCGCAGATGCGTTCAGGTTTACCCTGGCTGCTTTTGCCGCCCAGGGGCGGGACGTTAAAATGTCCGAATCACGGGTCGAAGGGTACAGAAATTTTGTCAACAAGTTATGGAATGCGGCCAGATTTACCCTGATGCATATTACGGAAAAAAACGCATTGACTGACAATCTTGCCCTGAGCCTGACGGATCGCTGGATTTTGTCCAGGTGTACTGAAACCTCTTTGGCCGTTAAACAGGGAATTGACGAATACCGGTTCAATGAAGCCGCTTCTGCCGTTTATCAGTTTGTATGGCATGAATTCTGCGACTGGTACCTTGAGGCTGCCAAGCCCGCCCTGTATGAAAAGTTAGGGGCAGACCGGCGTGACGCTGCCCGTGGTGTTCTGGCAAAAGTGCTTGAAGATATTGTCATCATGCTGCATCCTTTCATGCCATTTGTTACCGAAGAAATTTACAATATCCTTCCGGGCACAAAAGGTTCTGTGATGAAGGCCACGTTTCCCTATAATGAGGATGAGTTTAAAAAATTTAAAGATCCGGACTGTGAAAAAGAGATGGAATTTATGTTCTCTTTGATTTCAGGTATCCGAAATGTCAGATCTGAGATGAACATCCAGCCATCCACCAGGGTTAAGGTCCTGGCCACTACGGCAGAAAGCTCAGAAAAACTGCTGATTGCCGAAAACAAATCTGTCATTATCAATCTCGCCACCCTTGAGAATCTCTCTTTCTGTGACGCAGAGAATCCGCCTGAATCTTCCGCCACCACAGTTTCAGGGGCCACCACCTGCTATGTCTGCCTGGACGGTGTAATTGATTTTGACAAGGAAATCAGTCGTCTTGAAAAGGAGCTGGAGAAAAACACCAAAGAGTTGAACAATATCCAGAAACGACTGAACAATGACAGCTTCCTTGAAAAAGCCCCGGAAGATGTTATTGAAAAGGTCAAGGCACAACATGAAGAACTTAAAGAAAAGCAGGATAAAATTACGGTGAATCTGGATCGGGTTAAGAGTCTGAAACAGGATTAA
- the nadC gene encoding carboxylating nicotinate-nucleotide diphosphorylase: MDITEQIIRLALFEDTGLGDVTTESIFLHPQEKTAIIVAKQDFILAGTDVAKKVFHFVDPSMKCKNHFNDSDTIKKDEVIFSITGDIRSILTAERVALNFLQRLSGIATLTRKFVKTLDNPKVRLVDTRKTTPGWRKIEKDAVRAGGGSNHRFALYDGILIKDNHIAAAGSIAAAVSLVRARACHLMKVEVEVSDMDQVQQALDARADVIMLDNMDIDAMTKAVTLIGKRAMVEASGNVSLKTLNAIAGTGVDIISCGALTHQAVSVDLSLRIQN, from the coding sequence ATGGATATCACAGAACAGATCATCCGGCTGGCGCTTTTTGAAGATACCGGTCTTGGGGATGTGACCACGGAAAGTATTTTCCTTCATCCCCAGGAAAAAACCGCCATTATTGTAGCCAAACAGGATTTTATCCTGGCAGGAACCGATGTGGCAAAAAAAGTATTCCATTTTGTAGATCCATCAATGAAGTGTAAAAATCATTTTAATGATTCGGACACCATTAAAAAAGATGAGGTCATATTTAGCATCACTGGTGATATCCGCTCTATTCTGACAGCTGAACGTGTGGCTTTAAATTTTCTGCAGCGGCTTTCCGGTATCGCGACCCTGACACGAAAATTTGTCAAGACCCTGGATAATCCAAAAGTCAGGCTGGTGGACACAAGAAAAACAACACCAGGCTGGCGAAAAATAGAAAAAGATGCTGTCCGGGCAGGGGGGGGATCTAATCACAGATTTGCCCTTTATGACGGAATTCTGATCAAGGACAACCATATTGCGGCTGCAGGCTCCATTGCGGCGGCCGTTTCTCTTGTCCGGGCCAGGGCTTGCCATCTGATGAAGGTGGAAGTGGAGGTTTCGGATATGGACCAGGTGCAGCAGGCCCTTGATGCAAGGGCTGATGTTATTATGCTGGACAATATGGACATTGATGCCATGACCAAAGCCGTGACGCTGATTGGAAAGCGGGCGATGGTGGAAGCCTCGGGTAATGTCAGTTTGAAGACGTTAAATGCCATTGCCGGAACCGGTGTGGATATTATTTCCTGCGGCGCACTCACCCATCAGGCGGTATCTGTGGATCTAAGTTTGCGTATTCAAAATTAA
- a CDS encoding helix-turn-helix domain-containing protein has translation MRRTGKKFISPIEPLALKWLSLIEFSDEESNRTKLRAQAIRLSNSGYSISQISQICLTTQETVSKWIDGWEKYQFDSLIDKPRSGRTPLIHSEMHDEVIDIVKKNPRQLKSAITEIQEKFGKKVSVKTLKRIIKKN, from the coding sequence ATGAGACGTACGGGTAAAAAATTTATTTCTCCAATTGAGCCGTTGGCATTAAAATGGCTGTCACTTATTGAATTTTCGGATGAAGAGTCAAACCGTACTAAACTCAGGGCTCAAGCAATCCGATTGAGCAACTCTGGGTATAGTATCAGTCAGATTTCACAAATATGTTTGACCACTCAGGAAACAGTTTCGAAGTGGATTGATGGATGGGAAAAATATCAATTTGACTCTTTAATTGATAAACCACGTTCTGGAAGAACGCCGCTGATCCATAGTGAGATGCATGATGAAGTTATTGATATTGTGAAGAAAAATCCAAGACAACTTAAAAGTGCCATTACTGAAATACAGGAAAAGTTTGGTAAAAAAGTCAGCGTAAAAACCCTGAAACGGATTATAAAAAAAAACTGA
- a CDS encoding DUF4214 domain-containing protein: MKKILLVVMGLFLLYGNSHADSSLSHEEIQELVTEIYVATFERAPALSGLEYWTNAVETGKFTIENVAQSFFDQPETQAKFPEGSSNSTFITTVYNNTLSRDPAQAGLAYWVDGLDRGLFRRDQAIMTIINGAKAQTGSATDAAMLAKKTEIGLLFAKSKIGDLSRWTNIIPV; this comes from the coding sequence ATGAAAAAAATTCTATTGGTCGTAATGGGGTTGTTTTTACTGTACGGTAATTCTCATGCCGATAGCTCTCTATCTCATGAGGAAATCCAAGAACTTGTTACTGAAATTTATGTAGCAACGTTTGAGAGGGCGCCAGCCTTAAGCGGTTTAGAGTACTGGACCAATGCCGTTGAAACCGGGAAATTTACAATTGAGAATGTGGCACAATCTTTTTTTGACCAACCGGAAACCCAGGCAAAATTTCCAGAAGGATCCAGCAATAGCACATTCATTACGACCGTTTATAACAATACATTAAGCCGTGATCCAGCGCAAGCAGGGCTTGCCTATTGGGTAGATGGGCTGGACCGCGGTCTGTTTAGGCGCGACCAGGCTATCATGACGATCATTAATGGTGCAAAAGCTCAAACCGGCAGTGCAACAGATGCCGCTATGTTGGCCAAAAAGACCGAAATCGGCCTTTTGTTTGCGAAATCCAAAATCGGAGATTTAAGTAGGTGGACAAATATAATTCCTGTATAA
- a CDS encoding GGDEF domain-containing response regulator, whose protein sequence is MAHAILIVDDDIAIKESVEEFLSLMDYEVKSADSAFQAVDILKTFKPDIVLTDIMMQGMDGLELTRLIRDQYDIDVMVMTGYSADYSYEEAINAGASDFIFKPFRFEELNLRIKRMLREAAFKRERDKLLKDMKQLAITDGLTGLFNSRQFFHQIKQEVERSQRYSRNLSLLMLDIDFFKKYNDTWGHLEGDKVLMSMGMIISSCLRSMDSAYRYGGEEFAVILPETELNEACLVGSRIKDNVQKAVFIPKHGVKTSVTVSIGAAQIVKGEDLTSFIKRTDNALYLSKKNGRNQLTVAR, encoded by the coding sequence ATGGCCCATGCCATCCTCATTGTTGATGATGATATAGCAATTAAAGAATCTGTAGAAGAATTTTTAAGCCTTATGGACTATGAGGTCAAAAGTGCTGACAGTGCATTCCAGGCCGTTGATATTCTGAAAACGTTTAAACCCGATATTGTTTTGACCGATATTATGATGCAGGGAATGGACGGACTTGAACTAACCCGGCTGATCAGGGATCAGTACGATATTGATGTCATGGTCATGACCGGCTATTCTGCTGATTATTCCTATGAGGAGGCCATTAATGCCGGAGCTAGTGATTTCATCTTCAAGCCGTTCCGCTTTGAAGAACTGAACTTAAGAATCAAACGAATGCTCAGGGAAGCTGCATTTAAAAGGGAAAGAGATAAGCTTCTAAAAGATATGAAGCAGCTGGCCATAACCGACGGGTTAACAGGCCTGTTCAATTCCCGACAGTTTTTTCATCAGATCAAGCAGGAGGTCGAACGTTCTCAGCGCTATTCCCGGAATTTATCACTGCTTATGCTGGATATCGATTTTTTTAAAAAATACAACGATACCTGGGGACATTTAGAAGGAGATAAAGTGCTGATGAGCATGGGCATGATCATCTCTTCCTGTCTGCGCAGCATGGACTCCGCCTACCGCTACGGGGGTGAGGAATTTGCCGTGATTTTACCGGAAACAGAGTTGAATGAAGCCTGTCTGGTGGGCAGCCGCATTAAAGACAATGTGCAAAAAGCGGTCTTCATACCGAAACACGGTGTGAAGACATCAGTAACCGTAAGCATCGGGGCAGCACAGATTGTCAAGGGTGAAGACCTTACCTCATTTATCAAACGCACAGATAACGCATTATACCTTTCCAAGAAAAACGGCCGCAACCAGTTAACCGTAGCCCGTTAA